In Kordia antarctica, the following proteins share a genomic window:
- a CDS encoding ABC transporter permease produces MGKYIIYKIGYAFLTLFGVVTVIFFLFNILPGDPAKMMLGQNQTEEQVAIVKKKYGFDKPLLTQYAYYLNDLFPLSFHSTTEEDYTYLSKNKYSATKLFTIGNTTTVLKFPYLRESFQKSGKSVSQVIKETLPNTIVLAVAAISIAMLLGIIFGIISALYKDTFIDKTIQIISTLGMSVPSFFSAILFAWIFGFLLHEFTNLNMTGSLYEVDDFGESVSIRWKNLILPAIVLGIRPLAVVIQLMRNSLLEVFNQDYIRTARAKGLSEFQVVKKHAVKNALNPVITAISGWFASMLAGAVFVEYIFGWNGLGKEIVDALNSQDLPIIMGSVLIIASMFIVINILVDIIYGWLDPKIRLQ; encoded by the coding sequence TTGGGAAAATACATTATATATAAAATTGGCTATGCATTTCTAACACTTTTCGGAGTTGTTACGGTGATCTTTTTCTTGTTTAATATTTTACCTGGCGATCCTGCAAAAATGATGCTTGGGCAAAATCAAACGGAAGAACAAGTGGCAATCGTAAAAAAGAAATATGGTTTTGATAAACCGCTGTTAACGCAGTATGCATACTATTTAAACGATTTATTTCCACTCTCATTTCATTCTACAACGGAAGAAGATTACACCTATTTATCCAAAAATAAATACAGCGCCACCAAACTATTTACGATAGGAAACACAACAACAGTTTTAAAATTTCCGTACTTGCGTGAATCGTTTCAGAAATCTGGAAAAAGTGTTTCGCAAGTCATCAAGGAAACCTTGCCAAACACAATTGTTTTAGCAGTTGCGGCAATAAGTATTGCGATGTTACTCGGAATCATTTTCGGAATCATTTCGGCGTTATATAAAGACACATTTATCGACAAAACAATTCAAATCATAAGTACATTAGGAATGAGCGTTCCGTCGTTTTTTAGTGCAATATTATTTGCATGGATTTTTGGATTTCTATTGCATGAATTCACAAACTTAAACATGACAGGAAGTTTATATGAAGTTGATGATTTTGGTGAATCAGTCAGCATTCGCTGGAAAAATCTCATCTTGCCAGCCATTGTTTTAGGGATTCGTCCGTTGGCAGTTGTCATACAACTCATGCGAAATTCGCTGTTGGAAGTCTTCAATCAAGATTATATTCGAACGGCAAGAGCTAAAGGATTAAGCGAGTTTCAGGTCGTAAAAAAACATGCGGTAAAAAACGCGTTAAATCCTGTAATTACTGCAATTTCAGGTTGGTTTGCTTCCATGTTAGCTGGAGCTGTTTTTGTGGAATATATTTTTGGTTGGAATGGACTCGGAAAAGAAATTGTTGATGCATTAAACAGTCAGGATTTGCCAATAATAATGGGTTCTGTATTGATAATTGCGAGCATGTTTATCGTTATAAATATTCTAGTTGACATCATTTATGGTTGGCTCGATCCTAAAATTAGATTACAATAA
- a CDS encoding metallophosphoesterase family protein yields the protein MKKILLLSDTHSYIDDQILKHVQNADEVWHAGDIGDLSVTDAIQKLKPLRGVYGNIDNDKARMEFPENNRFICEGVDVWITHIGGYPNRYNVRIREEIRQNPPKLFICGHSHILKVMFDKKLDLLHMNPGACGKHGFHKVRTMLRFVIDGDKIKELEIIELANRH from the coding sequence ATGAAGAAAATTTTATTACTCTCAGATACACATAGTTATATTGACGATCAGATTTTGAAGCACGTACAAAATGCCGATGAAGTTTGGCATGCAGGCGATATTGGCGATTTGTCTGTGACAGATGCAATTCAGAAATTGAAACCTTTGCGCGGTGTTTATGGAAATATTGATAACGATAAAGCGCGGATGGAATTCCCAGAAAATAATCGGTTTATTTGTGAAGGTGTTGATGTTTGGATCACACATATTGGCGGTTATCCGAATAGATATAATGTGCGAATTCGCGAAGAAATTCGGCAAAATCCACCAAAGTTATTTATTTGCGGACATTCACATATTTTGAAAGTCATGTTTGATAAAAAACTAGATTTACTGCACATGAATCCTGGCGCATGCGGAAAACACGGTTTTCATAAAGTGCGGACGATGTTGCGCTTTGTGATTGATGGCGATAAAATTAAAGAGTTGGAGATTATTGAATTGGCGAATCGGCATTAA
- the truA gene encoding tRNA pseudouridine(38-40) synthase TruA: protein MRYFIELSYNGEKYHGWQNQPNAISVQEVLEKALTTLLRSKISVLGAGRTDAGVHAKQMYAHFDTELQFNASEITGKLNSFLPNDIAICGIHSVKEDAHARFHATGRTYEYWIVTEKNPFHNQSAHLIYKKLDVNLMNAAAKTLFEYEDFKSFSKTHTDVKTYICQIEKAIWEQQNEVLIFTITADRFLRNMVRAIVGTLLEVGLKKKSIEEFKQIIESRDRNKAGTSVPGKALYLTAVTYPAEIFTTHG, encoded by the coding sequence TTGAGATACTTCATTGAACTTTCTTATAATGGCGAAAAATATCACGGTTGGCAAAATCAGCCAAACGCTATTTCGGTACAAGAAGTTCTCGAAAAAGCATTAACTACGTTATTGCGATCAAAAATATCGGTTTTAGGCGCAGGACGAACAGATGCTGGCGTTCATGCAAAACAAATGTATGCGCATTTTGACACAGAATTACAATTTAATGCTTCAGAAATAACAGGAAAACTCAATTCGTTTTTGCCGAATGATATCGCTATTTGCGGAATTCACTCTGTAAAAGAAGACGCACATGCACGATTTCACGCAACTGGAAGAACGTACGAATATTGGATTGTCACCGAGAAAAACCCGTTTCACAATCAATCAGCACATTTAATCTATAAAAAACTAGATGTCAATTTGATGAATGCTGCGGCAAAAACACTCTTTGAATACGAAGATTTCAAGAGTTTCTCCAAAACGCATACAGATGTCAAAACATATATCTGTCAAATAGAAAAAGCAATTTGGGAACAACAAAATGAAGTATTAATATTCACAATTACAGCCGATCGTTTTCTCAGAAATATGGTCAGAGCCATCGTTGGAACATTGCTAGAAGTAGGATTGAAGAAAAAATCCATAGAAGAATTTAAACAAATAATAGAATCGAGAGATCGAAACAAGGCAGGAACTTCGGTGCCAGGAAAAGCGTTATATTTAACGGCTGTAACCTATCCTGCAGAAATATTTACAACACATGGCTAA
- a CDS encoding ABC transporter ATP-binding protein: MAKVTGKVFDVSLFKRLLFYTNPYKLTLYFVAIAAILLSVFAIARPILLKITVDDYILTKDKHGLLIYVLFMLGFLILEVIFQFLFVFYANWLGQSIIKDIRQKLFNHMLNFKMAYYDKSSVGRLVTRAVSDIETIASIFSQGLFVIIADLLKMLVVMGVMLWMSWKLSLIVFAILPLIIYATRVFQKAMKSAFEEVRAQISNLNSFVQERVTGMKIVQLFSREETEYKNFKSINEKHKQGWLKTVWYNSIFFPIPELANAVAVGLVVWYGGLMAATSDTVDVGEILAFIMMIGMLFRPLRQIADKFNTLQMGMVAAGRVFSILDTESKIEDDGKLSSIDIKGNITFKDVHFSYVEDEEVLHGISFEVKQGQTVAIVGATGAGKSTIINLLNRFYEIDSGTIYIDDINIEEVKLAALRAKIAVVLQDVFMFADTILNNITLENPAITRETVIKAAKQIGVHDFIMSLPNNYDYNVKERGGMLSSGQRQLISFLRAYVTNPRILILDEATSSVDSYSEQLIQNATDTITKGRTSIVIAHRLATIKKADTIIVMDAGNIVEQGSHTELLQIEKGYYRNLYEVQFIQQETA; encoded by the coding sequence ATGGCTAAAGTAACTGGAAAAGTATTCGATGTCAGTCTTTTTAAAAGATTACTGTTCTATACAAACCCGTACAAACTTACCTTATATTTTGTAGCAATTGCAGCAATATTATTGTCTGTATTTGCAATTGCACGCCCAATTTTACTAAAAATCACAGTAGACGATTACATCTTAACCAAAGACAAACACGGACTCTTAATTTACGTGTTATTCATGCTAGGATTTTTAATCTTAGAAGTAATATTTCAGTTTCTATTTGTATTCTATGCAAACTGGCTTGGGCAAAGTATTATCAAAGATATTAGACAAAAACTATTCAATCATATGCTAAATTTTAAAATGGCATATTATGATAAATCTTCAGTTGGACGTTTGGTTACTAGAGCTGTAAGTGACATTGAAACCATTGCAAGTATCTTCAGTCAAGGATTATTTGTTATCATTGCCGATTTACTAAAAATGCTCGTCGTAATGGGCGTTATGTTGTGGATGAGTTGGAAATTATCGTTAATTGTTTTTGCGATACTTCCGTTGATAATCTATGCGACGCGTGTATTCCAAAAAGCAATGAAATCTGCGTTTGAAGAAGTACGCGCGCAAATTTCAAATCTAAATTCCTTTGTGCAAGAACGTGTCACAGGAATGAAAATTGTACAATTATTCTCAAGAGAAGAAACCGAATATAAGAACTTCAAAAGTATCAACGAAAAGCACAAGCAAGGTTGGTTAAAAACGGTTTGGTATAATTCTATATTTTTCCCGATTCCAGAATTGGCAAATGCGGTAGCTGTTGGTTTGGTAGTTTGGTATGGCGGATTAATGGCTGCGACAAGTGACACTGTAGATGTTGGAGAAATTTTAGCATTCATTATGATGATTGGAATGTTATTCAGACCATTACGTCAAATTGCAGACAAATTCAACACCTTGCAAATGGGAATGGTTGCTGCAGGACGCGTATTTTCAATTCTGGATACAGAAAGTAAGATTGAAGACGATGGAAAATTATCGTCCATCGATATCAAAGGGAATATAACATTTAAAGATGTGCATTTCTCGTATGTGGAAGATGAAGAAGTATTGCACGGAATTTCTTTTGAAGTAAAACAAGGTCAAACTGTGGCAATTGTTGGCGCAACTGGCGCAGGGAAATCTACGATTATAAACTTATTAAATCGTTTCTACGAAATTGACTCAGGGACAATTTATATTGATGATATTAATATTGAAGAAGTAAAACTAGCGGCATTGCGTGCTAAAATAGCAGTCGTATTACAAGATGTATTTATGTTTGCTGATACAATTCTCAACAATATAACACTAGAAAATCCTGCGATTACGCGTGAAACTGTCATAAAAGCAGCAAAGCAAATTGGTGTGCATGACTTCATCATGAGTTTGCCAAATAATTACGATTACAACGTAAAAGAACGTGGCGGAATGCTTTCTTCGGGACAACGACAATTAATTTCGTTTTTACGTGCATACGTGACAAATCCTAGAATTTTAATTTTGGATGAAGCAACTTCTTCGGTAGATTCGTATTCGGAACAACTCATTCAAAACGCAACAGATACCATTACAAAAGGGCGAACTTCTATTGTCATTGCACACAGATTGGCAACCATCAAAAAAGCAGATACAATTATCGTAATGGACGCAGGAAACATTGTAGAGCAAGGTTCGCATACCGAATTACTTCAAATAGAAAAAGGATATTACAGAAATCTGTACGAAGTACAATTCATTCAGCAGGAAACGGCTTAA
- the folP gene encoding dihydropteroate synthase, whose product MQFINCKGQLISLDSPKVMGILNVTPDSFFDGGKYKDEIAIVTQVEKMLLAGATFIDIGAYSSRPNAPHVSEIEEKQRLLPIVELLVKQFPEILISVDTFRSEVAKEAIKIGAALVNDISAGNLDAKMMETVGKLGVPYMMMHMQGTPKTMQQNPSYESIVKEILEYFSSKIAKAKSHKINDIIVDPGFGFGKTIAHNYTILKQLELFKILDYPILAGVSRKSMIYNVLETSAQEALNGTSVLHTIALQNGASILRVHDVKEAMECVKLVGMISD is encoded by the coding sequence ATGCAATTTATAAACTGTAAAGGTCAATTGATTTCGTTGGATTCGCCAAAAGTAATGGGGATTTTGAATGTAACGCCTGATTCTTTTTTTGATGGCGGAAAATATAAAGATGAAATCGCCATTGTAACGCAAGTAGAAAAGATGCTACTCGCTGGCGCAACTTTTATAGATATTGGCGCGTATAGTTCGCGACCAAATGCGCCGCATGTTTCCGAAATTGAAGAGAAACAACGCTTGCTTCCGATTGTAGAATTATTAGTAAAGCAGTTTCCTGAGATTTTAATTTCGGTTGATACTTTCCGGAGTGAAGTTGCGAAAGAAGCGATAAAAATTGGTGCAGCACTTGTGAATGATATTTCTGCTGGAAATTTAGACGCTAAAATGATGGAAACAGTTGGTAAACTTGGCGTTCCATATATGATGATGCATATGCAAGGAACGCCGAAAACGATGCAGCAAAATCCTAGTTATGAAAGTATTGTGAAAGAAATTTTAGAGTATTTTTCGAGTAAAATCGCGAAAGCGAAATCACACAAAATTAATGATATTATTGTGGATCCAGGTTTTGGATTTGGAAAAACGATTGCACATAATTATACGATTTTAAAGCAATTGGAATTGTTCAAAATTCTCGATTATCCAATATTGGCAGGTGTTTCCAGAAAGTCCATGATTTATAACGTGTTGGAAACTTCGGCGCAAGAAGCATTGAATGGAACTTCTGTGTTGCATACAATTGCATTGCAAAATGGTGCCTCTATTTTGCGTGTTCATGATGTGAAAGAGGCGATGGAATGTGTGAAGTTGGTAGGAATGATTTCTGATTAA
- a CDS encoding DUF3667 domain-containing protein, whose translation MQCKNCEYKLETSTKFCANCGAKVIHKRLTLRNLSSEFSERFLNYDNTLLKTVRHMFTQPEVVIDGFINGTRKKYLNPFNFFLVSLAITGLYNFLYKSFLLEETIAFYENSFMSFNLDDTASANSMNGFNFFLEYFNLFAFAAIPIIALVTKITFWNYKKHNFTEHIIINLYAVSQYQLVVYTVSIPLLFLSVEAQTMIGFLFLVSFVFYFFYLFVRMYKLTGKQLVFKMIRFFCIGLVFLILFFIVAILIGFLSKVYG comes from the coding sequence ATGCAATGCAAAAACTGTGAATATAAACTAGAAACTTCTACTAAATTCTGTGCAAATTGTGGTGCAAAAGTCATTCATAAACGATTGACATTAAGAAATTTGAGCAGTGAGTTTTCGGAGCGTTTTTTGAATTACGATAATACCTTGCTAAAAACCGTGCGACATATGTTTACACAACCCGAAGTTGTGATTGACGGTTTTATAAATGGAACGCGGAAGAAATATTTGAATCCTTTTAATTTCTTTTTAGTGAGTTTAGCAATTACTGGATTGTACAATTTCTTGTATAAATCATTTTTATTGGAAGAGACAATTGCTTTCTATGAGAATTCATTTATGAGCTTTAATTTAGATGATACTGCTTCTGCCAATAGCATGAATGGTTTTAACTTTTTCTTGGAATACTTTAATTTATTTGCGTTTGCCGCGATACCAATTATTGCGCTAGTTACAAAAATTACGTTTTGGAATTATAAAAAACACAACTTCACCGAGCATATAATTATTAATCTGTATGCTGTTTCTCAGTATCAACTCGTCGTTTATACAGTATCAATTCCATTGTTGTTTTTATCTGTAGAAGCGCAAACAATGATAGGTTTTTTGTTTTTAGTAAGCTTTGTGTTTTATTTTTTCTATCTGTTTGTTAGAATGTATAAACTTACTGGAAAGCAGTTAGTATTTAAGATGATTAGATTTTTTTGTATTGGACTCGTGTTTCTAATTTTATTTTTTATTGTAGCTATACTAATTGGCTTTTTATCTAAAGTATATGGTTGA
- a CDS encoding L,D-transpeptidase family protein — translation MKNTQLYFVYVLICCLMISCNTKSSNKNKKTSETPEATLKQLLPKETKIRVLIDKSDYTLSVFTSDTLVKQYDVVFGGNPIDDKHKEGDKCTPEGVFGVRDKYPHRNWSKFIWIDYPNETSWKKFKSRKAKGVIKDGETIGGEVGIHGVPDGMDNMIDAKRNWTLGCISMKNKDVNEIYPYITKQTQITIQK, via the coding sequence ATGAAGAATACACAATTATATTTCGTCTATGTTCTGATATGTTGTTTGATGATTTCTTGCAATACTAAATCATCCAATAAAAACAAAAAAACTTCGGAAACTCCAGAAGCAACGCTGAAACAATTGCTGCCAAAGGAAACTAAAATTCGTGTTTTAATAGATAAAAGCGACTATACACTTTCAGTATTTACATCAGATACGTTGGTAAAACAATACGACGTAGTTTTTGGCGGAAATCCTATTGATGATAAACACAAAGAAGGCGATAAGTGTACGCCAGAAGGTGTTTTTGGTGTCCGAGACAAATATCCGCATCGCAATTGGTCAAAATTTATTTGGATTGATTATCCGAATGAAACATCTTGGAAAAAATTTAAATCGCGAAAAGCAAAAGGAGTCATAAAAGACGGCGAAACTATTGGCGGCGAAGTTGGAATTCACGGCGTTCCTGACGGAATGGACAACATGATTGATGCGAAACGAAATTGGACATTGGGTTGCATTTCGATGAAGAATAAAGACGTCAACGAAATCTATCCGTATATTACAAAACAGACACAAATTACGATTCAAAAATGA
- a CDS encoding BT_3928 family protein, with translation MEIIARIGVIILKILNFFSPVYRYLQKKFDSTSGRILTIFSQLFVGGLFIFSGFIKLNDPVGFSFKLTDYFAEDVLNLEFLSPYALWIAVFVVILEVILGVMILLSLYKKPVLWCLLGLIIFFTFLTFYSAYFNKVTDCGCFGDFWKLTPWESFKKDILLLFFIIILFLGVDNIKSIFSKKINIGITIVSLLACIFFGRHVLNHLPTFDFRPYKIGANITDGMSVPPDAPRPVFEYIWTFDVNGKMQEITTQSTEYPVVEGGTYVSVKSEILEEGYEPPIHDFSIESMEDGDVTEMMLEEEKLIVVVMYNLDKSEDAGLLKVKAFTDKALEKGYKVIGVSSSDPQDMKDLGDIMHYNFDFYLTDETALKTIIRSNPGILKLEKGTIIDKAHYNDFDNIKL, from the coding sequence ATGGAAATTATAGCTAGAATTGGAGTGATAATATTAAAAATATTGAATTTTTTTAGTCCAGTGTACCGCTATTTACAAAAGAAATTCGATTCTACATCCGGAAGAATTCTAACGATATTTTCGCAACTTTTCGTTGGAGGATTATTTATCTTTTCAGGATTTATCAAATTAAATGATCCTGTTGGTTTTTCGTTTAAATTGACAGATTATTTCGCAGAAGATGTACTAAATCTTGAATTTTTATCGCCATACGCACTTTGGATTGCCGTATTTGTCGTAATTCTAGAAGTAATTCTTGGCGTAATGATTCTCTTAAGTCTATACAAAAAGCCTGTTTTGTGGTGTTTACTTGGGTTAATTATCTTCTTCACATTCCTAACGTTTTACTCCGCATATTTCAACAAAGTAACCGATTGCGGTTGTTTTGGAGATTTCTGGAAACTCACGCCTTGGGAAAGTTTCAAGAAAGATATTTTATTACTATTCTTTATCATCATTTTATTTTTAGGTGTGGATAATATCAAATCTATATTTTCTAAAAAAATAAACATCGGAATTACAATTGTAAGCTTACTAGCGTGTATTTTCTTTGGAAGACACGTATTAAATCATTTGCCAACATTCGATTTCAGACCTTATAAAATTGGCGCAAATATTACAGACGGAATGTCGGTTCCGCCAGATGCGCCCAGACCCGTTTTTGAATACATTTGGACATTTGATGTAAACGGAAAAATGCAAGAAATAACCACGCAAAGTACAGAATATCCAGTTGTAGAAGGCGGAACATACGTAAGCGTAAAAAGTGAAATATTAGAAGAAGGATACGAACCACCAATTCACGATTTCTCTATAGAAAGTATGGAAGATGGCGATGTAACCGAAATGATGTTAGAAGAAGAAAAACTCATCGTAGTTGTGATGTATAATTTGGATAAATCGGAAGATGCTGGACTTTTAAAAGTGAAAGCGTTTACAGATAAAGCACTTGAAAAAGGATACAAAGTAATTGGAGTATCATCTTCAGATCCGCAAGATATGAAAGACTTAGGAGACATAATGCACTATAATTTTGACTTCTATTTAACGGATGAAACGGCTTTAAAAACCATCATCCGATCAAATCCTGGAATCTTAAAACTAGAAAAAGGAACAATTATCGACAAAGCGCATTACAATGATTTTGACAATATAAAACTATAG
- a CDS encoding type II toxin-antitoxin system RelE/ParE family toxin — protein sequence MALKIVWTPQAENGLNKVLDYLEEEWTLQEILNLEQNLNDLLNRIRKYPQMCPQTGKFQHVYKGLVDKNNYIIYRIKPKKQLIEIINFRGTKQKPVE from the coding sequence ATGGCATTAAAAATTGTTTGGACGCCACAAGCTGAAAATGGATTAAATAAGGTATTAGATTATTTAGAGGAAGAATGGACATTACAGGAAATTCTAAATTTAGAACAGAATTTAAATGATCTTTTAAATCGAATACGTAAATATCCTCAAATGTGTCCTCAAACTGGAAAATTCCAGCATGTTTACAAAGGTTTGGTAGATAAGAATAATTACATAATATATAGAATTAAACCTAAGAAACAATTGATCGAAATCATTAATTTCAGAGGAACAAAACAAAAACCTGTAGAATAG
- the cdaA gene encoding diadenylate cyclase CdaA has product MDFIGFLNFGLLDFIEIILVAVLLYYVYKLVKGTAAINIFIGIVIIFIAWKATEALEMKVLSNIFGGFINVGIIALFIVFQQEIRKFLLMVGSTNFATKRSFVKHFRFLKQDANTETDIESIVEACAKMATTKTGAIIVIERNNSLDFVKDSGDTMGMDVNIPTLESIFFKNSPLHDGAIIIEGNRVTATRVILPVSKETTIPQRFGLRHRAAVGITEKTDALVLVVSEETGQISYIRDGEFVLYEDLTILQDMLKNDLN; this is encoded by the coding sequence TTGGATTTCATTGGCTTTTTAAATTTCGGATTATTAGACTTCATCGAAATCATTCTCGTTGCAGTGCTTTTATATTATGTATATAAGCTTGTAAAAGGAACAGCCGCGATTAATATTTTTATTGGAATCGTTATTATTTTTATTGCTTGGAAAGCTACAGAAGCACTAGAAATGAAAGTGTTGAGTAATATTTTTGGCGGATTTATTAATGTTGGAATTATTGCGTTGTTTATTGTTTTTCAACAAGAAATTAGAAAGTTTTTGCTAATGGTTGGTTCTACCAATTTTGCTACGAAGCGTAGTTTTGTAAAGCACTTTCGATTTTTGAAACAAGATGCCAATACAGAAACTGATATTGAATCAATTGTGGAAGCTTGCGCAAAAATGGCAACGACAAAAACGGGCGCTATTATTGTGATTGAACGCAATAATTCCTTAGATTTTGTAAAAGATTCTGGCGATACTATGGGAATGGATGTGAATATTCCGACCTTAGAAAGTATCTTTTTTAAAAATAGTCCGCTACACGATGGTGCTATTATTATTGAAGGAAATCGGGTGACTGCCACACGCGTTATTTTGCCTGTTTCTAAAGAAACTACCATTCCGCAACGTTTTGGTTTGCGTCACAGAGCTGCCGTAGGAATTACCGAAAAGACAGATGCTTTGGTCTTAGTTGTTTCAGAAGAAACTGGACAGATTTCTTATATCCGCGATGGCGAATTTGTCTTGTATGAAGATCTTACCATACTTCAAGATATGCTTAAAAATGATTTGAATTAA
- a CDS encoding LamG-like jellyroll fold domain-containing protein, which translates to MFVILYSCNSDEDVGIIPSNIEFDIIGCDELATGMVVGTITSNISTPITFSLELGDDENTFNIDPVTGEVSVSTTLNVSISDLEGTYNYTFSTLDSNGAPLETFLVTINVSTEVSDISSGLLGYYPFSGNSLDESGNNNDGTVFGATLTSDGSGAENNAYHFSQGNYISIENVDAFDDLATFTLSAWVNPDFLSLHNSIISKVTPNRDFNLQLTNIGVDAQFAYLNGAIYYRAWFDDYALDLNVWTHVLSTWDGTNWRIYLNGELVKISPDYVDIEPLWTGGYMTIGNLSPQFASTSENFYGKIDEVRIYNRVLTSCEVNYLYEQYPIN; encoded by the coding sequence TTGTTCGTTATTCTCTATAGTTGTAATAGTGATGAAGATGTAGGTATTATTCCTTCTAATATAGAGTTTGATATTATTGGTTGTGACGAATTAGCTACTGGCATGGTTGTAGGAACTATTACTTCTAATATTAGCACTCCTATTACTTTTTCTTTAGAATTAGGAGATGATGAAAATACTTTTAATATTGATCCAGTTACGGGAGAAGTTTCGGTGTCAACAACATTAAATGTCTCAATTAGTGACTTAGAAGGAACTTATAATTATACATTTTCTACCTTAGATTCCAATGGTGCACCACTGGAAACTTTCTTAGTTACAATAAATGTTTCAACTGAAGTAAGTGATATTTCTTCTGGATTATTAGGCTATTACCCATTTTCAGGAAATTCGCTGGATGAAAGTGGCAATAACAATGATGGTACTGTATTTGGAGCTACTTTAACTAGTGACGGTTCAGGAGCGGAAAATAATGCTTATCATTTTTCTCAGGGCAATTACATAAGCATAGAAAATGTAGATGCATTTGATGACTTAGCCACTTTTACGCTTTCCGCTTGGGTAAATCCAGATTTTTTAAGCCTTCATAATAGTATAATTTCTAAGGTAACTCCGAATAGGGATTTCAATTTACAACTTACAAATATAGGCGTAGATGCGCAATTTGCATATCTTAATGGAGCTATTTATTATAGAGCATGGTTTGATGATTATGCGCTAGACTTGAATGTTTGGACGCATGTACTTTCTACTTGGGATGGCACAAATTGGAGAATTTATCTGAATGGAGAGTTGGTCAAAATTTCTCCAGACTATGTTGATATCGAACCATTATGGACTGGAGGATATATGACTATTGGGAATTTGAGTCCTCAATTTGCTAGTACCTCAGAGAATTTTTATGGCAAAATAGATGAAGTTAGAATTTACAATCGTGTCTTAACATCTTGCGAAGTAAATTATTTATATGAACAATATCCTATCAACTAA
- a CDS encoding TlpA family protein disulfide reductase, giving the protein MKYIISILFITVFSISCQKEILKEFPKEALQDTMRTIDGKKIKVEEILAKHKGETIFIDIWASWCGDCLKGIPSVKEIQKNNPQFTYLFLSLDRKESSWKVGIEKHNLIGEHYFLPKGFKSAFAKAIDVDWIPRYMIINPDGSIKLYEAVKTTDEALREAIKQ; this is encoded by the coding sequence ATGAAATATATTATAAGCATACTTTTTATCACAGTCTTTTCAATAAGTTGCCAAAAGGAAATCTTAAAAGAATTTCCAAAAGAAGCATTGCAAGACACGATGCGTACTATTGATGGAAAAAAGATAAAGGTTGAAGAAATTTTAGCCAAACATAAAGGAGAAACCATTTTCATTGACATTTGGGCTTCTTGGTGTGGCGATTGTCTGAAAGGAATTCCAAGCGTAAAAGAAATTCAAAAAAATAATCCGCAATTCACATACCTATTTTTATCTTTGGATCGAAAAGAATCAAGCTGGAAAGTAGGAATCGAAAAGCACAACTTAATTGGAGAACATTATTTTCTACCGAAAGGTTTTAAAAGTGCGTTTGCAAAAGCCATTGATGTCGATTGGATTCCTAGATACATGATTATCAATCCTGACGGAAGTATCAAACTATACGAAGCCGTAAAAACAACTGATGAAGCATTGCGAGAAGCAATTAAACAATAA
- a CDS encoding tRNA pseudouridine synthase A codes for MRTIQLKINDKVYDKFIWLLSKFNKEEIEIVSDASDFTATQNYLHNELNEIESGKANFISQQDFEDRLNEIV; via the coding sequence ATGCGCACTATACAGCTAAAAATTAACGATAAGGTTTATGATAAATTTATATGGTTATTAAGCAAATTCAATAAAGAAGAAATTGAAATTGTAAGTGATGCTTCTGATTTTACAGCGACACAAAATTATTTACATAACGAATTAAATGAAATTGAAAGTGGAAAAGCCAATTTCATATCTCAGCAGGATTTTGAAGATAGATTGAATGAAATAGTTTAA